One part of the Mycobacterium marinum genome encodes these proteins:
- a CDS encoding amidase — translation MRSKSSPISPATDAAAGRSERSGLAAGRHRFRRDRMELPEFTIAETQTAFERGEWTAAGLTDCYSRRIREIDQSGPMLRSIIEVNPDALAIAESLDAERSGGRIRGALHGVPVVIKDSIDTGDKMATTAGSLALEGNIATRDAFVVKQLRDAGAVILGKANMSEWGYMRSTRPCSGWSSRGGQVRNPYVLDRSPLGSSSGSAVAVAANLCVAALGAEVDGSIVRPASSNSIVGLKPTVGLLSRSGVIGVASPQDMVGPMARTVTDVATLLTVMTGVDDSDPTTRAGGAHTATDYRRFLDPAALQGARLGVARERFGAHEATDALIEGALAQLAALGAEIVDPIQASSLPFFGDLELELFRYGLKASLNGYLGAHPRAAVGSLDELIAFNRAHAGQVMPYFGQEFLEQAQAKGDLTDPQYLRVRAELRRLAGADGIDKALREHRLDAIVAPTEGSPAFAIDPVVGDNILPGGCSTPPAVAGYPHICVPAGYFCGLPVGLSLFAGAFQEPKLIGYAYAFEQATGVRRPPRFVPTLST, via the coding sequence ATGAGAAGCAAGTCCTCGCCTATATCGCCCGCGACTGACGCGGCAGCGGGCCGATCGGAACGATCTGGACTCGCCGCCGGGCGTCACCGCTTCCGGAGGGATCGCATGGAGTTGCCCGAGTTCACCATCGCCGAAACCCAGACTGCCTTCGAGCGGGGGGAGTGGACCGCCGCCGGTCTCACCGACTGCTACTCGAGACGGATCCGCGAGATCGACCAATCCGGTCCGATGCTGCGGTCGATCATCGAGGTCAACCCCGACGCCCTCGCGATCGCCGAGTCGCTCGACGCCGAGCGAAGCGGCGGACGGATTCGTGGGGCGTTGCATGGTGTCCCCGTCGTCATCAAGGACAGCATCGACACCGGTGACAAGATGGCCACAACGGCCGGTTCGCTGGCCCTAGAGGGCAACATCGCAACTCGAGATGCATTTGTGGTCAAGCAATTACGCGATGCTGGCGCAGTGATCCTCGGAAAAGCGAACATGAGCGAGTGGGGATATATGCGCTCCACGCGGCCGTGCAGTGGCTGGAGCAGTCGCGGCGGACAGGTGCGAAACCCCTACGTGCTGGACCGAAGTCCGCTGGGCTCCAGCTCGGGTTCGGCGGTCGCGGTGGCGGCCAACCTGTGTGTGGCCGCCCTCGGCGCAGAGGTCGACGGTTCCATCGTGCGGCCGGCATCGAGCAACTCGATCGTCGGTCTGAAGCCAACGGTGGGCCTGCTAAGCCGTTCCGGAGTCATCGGTGTGGCATCGCCACAGGACATGGTGGGCCCGATGGCGCGCACCGTCACCGACGTTGCGACGCTGTTGACGGTGATGACGGGTGTCGATGACAGTGACCCGACAACGCGAGCGGGCGGCGCGCACACGGCAACCGACTATCGCCGATTTCTTGACCCGGCAGCCCTGCAGGGCGCCCGACTCGGTGTGGCCCGGGAGCGCTTCGGTGCGCACGAGGCGACGGATGCACTGATCGAGGGTGCGCTCGCTCAGCTGGCGGCGCTGGGCGCCGAGATCGTCGATCCGATCCAGGCCAGTTCGTTGCCCTTCTTTGGCGATCTCGAACTCGAACTGTTCCGCTATGGGCTCAAGGCGAGTTTGAATGGCTATCTCGGCGCCCATCCGCGCGCCGCGGTCGGCAGCCTCGACGAACTCATCGCGTTCAACAGAGCCCACGCCGGCCAGGTGATGCCGTACTTCGGGCAGGAGTTTCTCGAGCAGGCGCAAGCCAAGGGCGATCTCACCGACCCGCAGTACCTGCGGGTGCGCGCCGAACTGCGACGTCTCGCAGGTGCCGACGGCATCGACAAGGCGCTGCGCGAGCACCGGCTGGATGCGATCGTCGCACCCACCGAGGGTTCACCGGCGTTTGCCATCGACCCGGTCGTCGGTGACAACATCCTGCCCGGTGGTTGCTCGACGCCACCGGCGGTCGCCGGCTACCCCCACATCTGCGTTCCTGCCGGTTATTTCTGTGGTCTGCCGGTCGGCCTGTCGTTGTTCGCCGGCGCATTCCAGGAACCCAAACTCATCGGGTATGCCTACGCCTTCGAACAGGCCACCGGGGTTCGGCGGCCGCCTCGGTTTGTGCCGACGCTGTCAACCTAA
- a CDS encoding cytochrome P450 has translation MTKTATLPPGPRLPRAVQAALMLRHAPRFLTACKRRYGSVFTLRVAGLGTMVNVTDPAVIKKVFAGDPRVFHAGEANTMLAGLLGESSLLVVDDDVHRDRRRMMLPPFQREAVAHQAQLMSEIAADNIAGWPVGRTFAVAPKMAEITLEVILRTVIGATDPDRLAALRKVMPRLLNVGPWETLALAKPDLLSRRAWRRLRRAIDEANELLYAEIAERRADPNLAERTDVLATLVRAVDGDTAKPSGRMTDEELRDQLMTLLVAGHDTTATGLAWALERLTRHPAILAKAVRAAEASAAGDPSGDEYLDALAKETLRIRPVVFDVGRILTEPTELAGYQLPAGTMVVAGIGLVHANAEVYPDPDRFDPDRMIDATLTPTTWLPFGGGNRRCLGATFAMVEMRVVLREILRRVDLATTTAPDERYKLKHVILVPHRDARIRVRAITAVSPAVPEAPGCPVAHAKS, from the coding sequence ATGACGAAAACCGCCACCCTGCCACCCGGACCTCGTCTTCCCCGCGCGGTGCAGGCTGCGCTCATGTTGCGGCACGCCCCGAGATTCCTCACCGCCTGCAAACGTCGCTACGGCAGCGTTTTCACGCTGCGTGTGGCGGGGCTGGGCACCATGGTCAATGTGACCGATCCGGCGGTGATCAAGAAGGTGTTCGCCGGAGACCCGCGCGTCTTTCATGCCGGCGAAGCCAACACGATGCTGGCCGGACTGCTCGGAGAGAGTTCGTTGTTGGTAGTCGACGACGATGTGCACCGCGACCGGCGTCGCATGATGCTGCCGCCCTTCCAACGTGAAGCCGTTGCGCACCAGGCTCAGCTGATGTCCGAGATCGCAGCGGATAACATCGCCGGGTGGCCGGTGGGCCGGACCTTTGCGGTCGCTCCCAAGATGGCTGAAATCACCCTCGAGGTGATCCTGCGCACCGTGATCGGTGCCACCGACCCGGACCGGCTGGCCGCCCTGCGCAAGGTCATGCCGCGGCTACTCAACGTGGGGCCGTGGGAAACGCTGGCGCTTGCCAAGCCGGACCTGTTGAGTCGCCGTGCCTGGCGCCGGTTGCGCCGCGCTATCGACGAGGCCAACGAGCTGCTTTACGCCGAGATTGCCGAGCGGCGCGCCGACCCGAATCTCGCCGAACGCACCGACGTGCTGGCCACGCTGGTCCGGGCCGTCGACGGGGACACCGCCAAACCGTCGGGCCGGATGACCGACGAGGAACTGCGCGACCAACTGATGACCCTGCTGGTAGCCGGGCACGACACCACGGCCACCGGCTTGGCCTGGGCGCTGGAGCGGCTGACCCGCCACCCGGCGATACTGGCCAAGGCGGTGCGGGCGGCCGAGGCCAGCGCGGCGGGTGATCCATCCGGCGACGAGTATCTCGACGCCCTGGCAAAAGAGACGCTGCGCATCCGCCCGGTGGTGTTCGACGTGGGCCGCATCCTGACCGAACCCACCGAGTTGGCCGGCTATCAACTGCCGGCCGGAACCATGGTGGTGGCCGGTATCGGTCTGGTGCATGCCAATGCCGAGGTGTATCCGGACCCGGACCGGTTCGACCCCGATCGGATGATCGACGCGACCCTGACCCCGACCACGTGGCTGCCGTTCGGCGGCGGAAATCGACGCTGCCTCGGGGCGACCTTCGCCATGGTCGAGATGCGGGTCGTGCTGCGCGAGATTCTGCGCCGGGTTGACTTGGCCACCACCACAGCACCCGACGAGCGCTACAAGCTCAAACACGTCATCTTGGTGCCGCACCGGGACGCGCGCATCCGTGTCCGCGCGATCACCGCGGTTTCACCGGCGGTGCCGGAGGCGCCGGGCTGCCCGGTCGCTCACGCCAAGTCGTAG
- a CDS encoding FAD-binding domain yields the protein MKVAISGAGVAGAALAHWLHRTGHTPTLIERAPKFRTGGYMIDFWGVGYQAAKRMGIEDPVRAAGYQIERLRSVGSRGEVKADLNVDVFRRMIGEDFTSLPRGDLAAAIYATVEDKVGTIFGDSITAIDQHSDGVHLTFEKNAPRDFDLLIGADGLHSNVRRLVFGPEHDYEHYLGCKVAACVVDDYWPRDELTYVLYNIPGKQVGRVSLRGARTMFLFIFRDEHDGADLTPKEQLRNQFGDAGWECNEILAALDNVDDLYFDVVSQIKMDRWSRDRVLLIGDAAGCISLLGGEGTGLAMTEAYVLAGELERAGGDHRRAFDAYEAQLRPFIADKQAGAARFIGFFATRTRFGLWFRNIAMRTMNIGPLATLFAGSVRDDFELPDYDLA from the coding sequence GTGAAAGTAGCGATCAGCGGCGCCGGCGTAGCGGGAGCGGCACTTGCCCACTGGCTGCATCGAACCGGCCACACCCCGACATTGATCGAGCGGGCACCGAAATTCCGTACCGGCGGCTACATGATCGACTTTTGGGGCGTTGGCTATCAGGCGGCCAAGCGAATGGGCATCGAGGACCCGGTGCGCGCCGCGGGATACCAGATTGAGCGATTGCGTTCGGTCGGCTCCCGCGGCGAAGTCAAGGCCGACCTGAACGTGGACGTCTTTCGCCGGATGATCGGCGAGGATTTCACCAGCCTGCCCCGCGGTGACCTGGCCGCCGCGATCTATGCCACGGTCGAGGACAAGGTCGGAACGATTTTCGGCGACTCCATCACCGCCATCGACCAGCACAGCGACGGCGTCCATCTCACCTTCGAGAAAAATGCGCCGCGCGATTTCGATCTACTCATCGGCGCCGACGGATTGCACTCCAACGTGCGCCGTCTGGTTTTCGGACCGGAGCACGACTATGAGCACTACCTTGGCTGCAAGGTCGCGGCCTGCGTGGTTGACGATTACTGGCCGCGCGACGAGCTGACGTACGTCCTCTACAACATTCCCGGAAAGCAAGTGGGGCGCGTTTCGCTGCGCGGCGCGCGCACCATGTTTCTGTTCATCTTTCGCGATGAGCACGACGGCGCCGACCTCACGCCAAAAGAGCAGTTGCGCAACCAATTCGGTGATGCCGGCTGGGAGTGTAATGAAATATTGGCCGCACTGGATAACGTTGATGACCTCTACTTCGATGTGGTGAGCCAGATCAAGATGGACCGCTGGTCACGCGATCGGGTGCTGCTGATCGGAGACGCGGCCGGGTGCATCTCACTGCTCGGCGGCGAGGGCACCGGTCTGGCCATGACCGAGGCGTATGTGCTGGCCGGGGAACTCGAGCGCGCCGGCGGCGACCACCGCCGCGCTTTCGATGCCTACGAGGCGCAGTTGCGCCCCTTCATCGCGGACAAGCAGGCCGGAGCGGCCAGATTCATCGGGTTTTTCGCCACCCGCACCCGATTTGGTTTGTGGTTCCGCAACATTGCGATGCGCACGATGAACATCGGCCCGCTGGCAACGCTTTTCGCCGGCAGCGTGCGCGACGACTTCGAACTGCCCGACTACGACTTGGCGTGA
- the galT gene encoding galactose-1-phosphate uridylyltransferase produces MAAALASVRLVFDIVTAPTRAKLADGREVLFFALPGNVPAPVADRRPLPPRHPHQSELRFDRSTGQWVIVAALRQDRTYKPPPDQCPLCPSPTGLTSEVPARDYDVVVFENRFPSLSGSGGPPPVGDGFVSAPGDGRCEVICFSSDHGGSFADLPAAHARLVIEAWRHRTGDLIGQPGIEQVFCFENRGEEIGVTLTHPHGQIYGYPFLTPRTSVMLEQAGRHRMRHGCNLFEDLLAREVADGSRIVARGDRFTAFVPFAARWPVEVHIYPNRFVRNLVDLDAAECNEFTEIYLDVLRRFDRMYSGPLPYISALHQYRDTEAQREGYFHVELMSIRRSATALKYLAASESAMGAFISDVTPETVAERLRELG; encoded by the coding sequence ATGGCCGCTGCCCTCGCCTCGGTTCGGTTAGTGTTCGATATCGTGACGGCGCCGACCCGGGCGAAGCTGGCCGATGGCCGTGAGGTGCTCTTTTTCGCGTTGCCCGGGAACGTTCCGGCGCCGGTGGCCGACCGCCGCCCGCTGCCGCCACGGCATCCGCATCAATCGGAGCTGCGGTTCGACCGATCAACGGGGCAGTGGGTGATCGTCGCGGCCCTGCGTCAGGACCGCACCTACAAACCGCCGCCGGATCAGTGTCCGCTGTGTCCGAGCCCGACCGGGCTGACCAGCGAGGTGCCGGCGCGCGACTATGACGTCGTGGTCTTCGAGAACCGATTTCCGAGCCTGTCGGGCAGTGGTGGGCCGCCACCGGTTGGCGACGGCTTTGTGTCGGCGCCGGGCGATGGCCGCTGCGAGGTGATCTGCTTCTCCAGCGACCACGGCGGCTCGTTCGCCGATCTGCCGGCTGCGCATGCCCGCCTGGTCATCGAGGCGTGGCGGCATCGCACCGGCGACCTCATCGGTCAGCCGGGTATCGAGCAGGTGTTCTGCTTCGAGAACCGTGGTGAGGAAATCGGCGTGACCCTCACCCATCCGCACGGTCAGATCTACGGCTACCCGTTCCTCACCCCCCGCACCTCGGTCATGCTCGAGCAAGCCGGCCGGCATCGAATGCGGCACGGCTGCAATCTGTTCGAAGATCTGCTGGCACGCGAGGTTGCCGACGGTAGCCGCATCGTCGCCCGCGGTGACCGGTTCACCGCGTTCGTGCCGTTCGCCGCGCGCTGGCCGGTCGAGGTGCACATCTACCCGAATAGGTTCGTGCGCAACCTTGTTGATCTCGATGCCGCTGAGTGCAACGAGTTCACCGAGATCTATCTCGACGTGTTGCGCCGGTTCGATCGGATGTATTCGGGCCCGCTGCCCTACATTTCCGCGCTGCATCAATACCGCGACACCGAAGCCCAGCGCGAGGGCTATTTTCATGTGGAGCTGATGTCTATCCGTCGCAGCGCGACGGCGCTGAAATACCTCGCCGCCTCCGAGTCGGCGATGGGCGCGTTCATCAGTGACGTGACACCGGAAACGGTGGCCGAGCGGCTGCGGGAACTCGGGTGA
- a CDS encoding galactokinase has product MTIRYAAPGRINLIGEHTDYNLGWALPIALPQRAVATFVPDHGDALTASSDLMDGAVWIPLDTVPGGVSGWAGYVAGVIWALRCAGHPVPGGAMSISSDVEIGSGLSSSAALECAVLGAITSAAGVEIDRIEQARLAQRAENEYVGAPTGLLDQLAALFGAPATALLIDFRELSVRAVQFDPDAHGVALLLIDSRARHRHAGGEYAARRASCERAAKALHAPSLRDVAELSSLTAIGDPIDARRARHVLTENRRVHEFVAALRDCDFTAAGRIFTASHASMRDDFEITTEHIDLIADAAVRAGALGARMTGGGFGGCVIALVAEAGVEAVIAAVHREVRDAGYPPPAISRAHAAAGAGPLRGNARS; this is encoded by the coding sequence GTGACCATCCGCTACGCCGCACCGGGGCGGATCAATCTGATCGGGGAGCACACCGACTACAACCTGGGCTGGGCGCTGCCGATCGCGCTGCCGCAGCGCGCGGTGGCGACGTTTGTGCCCGACCACGGCGATGCGCTCACCGCCAGCAGCGACCTGATGGACGGCGCGGTGTGGATTCCGCTGGACACCGTGCCCGGTGGGGTGAGCGGCTGGGCCGGATACGTGGCCGGGGTGATCTGGGCGCTGCGCTGCGCGGGTCATCCGGTGCCCGGTGGCGCGATGTCGATCAGCAGCGACGTCGAGATCGGCTCGGGGCTCTCATCCTCGGCCGCGCTCGAGTGTGCGGTGCTGGGGGCGATCACGTCGGCGGCCGGTGTCGAGATCGACCGGATCGAGCAGGCCCGGCTCGCGCAGCGGGCCGAAAACGAATACGTCGGGGCCCCAACGGGTTTACTCGACCAACTGGCTGCGCTTTTCGGGGCGCCGGCGACCGCGCTGCTGATCGACTTCCGGGAACTGAGCGTGCGTGCGGTCCAGTTTGATCCGGATGCCCACGGGGTTGCCCTACTGCTCATCGATTCCCGGGCCCGGCATCGGCACGCCGGCGGCGAATACGCGGCACGGCGCGCCTCGTGTGAGCGGGCGGCCAAGGCGCTGCACGCGCCGTCCTTGCGCGACGTCGCGGAGCTCTCGTCGCTGACCGCGATCGGCGACCCCATCGATGCTCGTCGCGCCCGCCACGTGCTGACCGAAAACCGGCGCGTGCATGAATTCGTTGCCGCGCTGCGTGATTGCGACTTCACCGCCGCCGGCCGCATCTTCACCGCCTCGCACGCGTCGATGCGCGACGACTTCGAAATCACCACCGAACACATCGACCTGATCGCCGATGCCGCGGTCCGCGCGGGTGCCCTGGGCGCCCGAATGACCGGCGGGGGGTTCGGCGGCTGCGTGATCGCCTTGGTGGCCGAAGCCGGGGTGGAAGCCGTCATCGCAGCGGTGCACCGCGAGGTGCGTGATGCCGGCTACCCACCGCCGGCGATCTCTCGAGCCCATGCCGCGGCGGGAGCCGGCCCGCTGCGCGGCAACGCGCGGAGTTGA
- a CDS encoding TIGR03086 family metal-binding protein, producing the protein MISPESLDSGYEPAPPARPAETVSGERAMPLENAVVLPVDPAQSFALFARPEGLRRWMAITARIEPYDAGVYRWTVTPGHTAVGAVVEADPGQRLVLSWGWEGHSDPAPGESTVTVTLSPVPDGTEIRLVHEGLTEQQAARHAEGWSHYLDRLVAAARQGDAGPDEWAAVPDPLDELSCAEATLAVVQHVLRALEPADLARQTPCSQYDVVQLADHLMRSLTIIGSAAGAQLPPRDLDAPLETQVADAGQAVLEAWRRRGVDGTVELNANQVPAAVPVGILCLELLVHAWDFAFATDRRVVVSDAVTEYVLTVASKVITPAARNSAGFAAPVAVGAFAPVLDRLIAFTGRRPVHPTGLTSPMRADPGS; encoded by the coding sequence TTGATCTCGCCAGAGAGCCTAGACTCGGGCTATGAGCCAGCCCCGCCTGCTCGACCGGCGGAAACCGTCTCAGGAGAGCGCGCCATGCCGTTGGAAAATGCAGTCGTTCTGCCGGTGGATCCAGCCCAGAGCTTCGCGCTGTTCGCCCGACCCGAAGGCCTGCGGCGCTGGATGGCCATCACGGCTCGGATAGAGCCTTACGACGCGGGTGTGTATCGCTGGACGGTGACTCCGGGACACACCGCGGTGGGAGCCGTTGTCGAAGCGGACCCGGGTCAGCGGCTGGTCTTGTCCTGGGGCTGGGAAGGCCACAGCGATCCAGCGCCGGGGGAGTCGACGGTGACCGTCACGCTGTCGCCGGTCCCCGACGGCACCGAGATCCGGTTGGTCCACGAGGGGCTGACTGAGCAACAGGCCGCTCGTCACGCCGAGGGCTGGAGCCACTATCTGGATCGGCTGGTCGCCGCCGCCCGGCAGGGGGACGCCGGCCCCGATGAGTGGGCGGCGGTTCCCGATCCGCTTGACGAATTATCTTGCGCTGAAGCGACATTGGCAGTGGTTCAGCACGTGCTGCGTGCGCTCGAGCCCGCCGACCTGGCGCGCCAAACGCCATGCAGCCAATACGATGTCGTGCAGCTTGCCGACCACCTGATGCGTTCTCTGACGATCATCGGCAGCGCTGCCGGTGCACAGCTGCCACCGCGCGATCTGGATGCGCCCCTGGAAACCCAAGTGGCGGATGCGGGGCAGGCCGTGCTGGAAGCGTGGCGGCGACGGGGCGTGGACGGCACCGTCGAACTGAACGCGAACCAAGTTCCTGCGGCGGTGCCAGTCGGCATTCTTTGTCTGGAATTGCTGGTTCATGCTTGGGATTTCGCGTTTGCAACCGATCGGCGGGTGGTGGTCTCCGACGCGGTGACCGAGTATGTGCTCACGGTCGCCAGCAAGGTGATCACCCCGGCAGCACGTAATTCCGCGGGCTTCGCCGCGCCGGTGGCGGTCGGCGCCTTTGCCCCGGTGCTTGATCGACTGATCGCTTTCACCGGCCGCCGGCCGGTGCACCCAACGGGCTTGACCAGCCCGATGCGGGCAGACCCGGGGAGCTAG